In the genome of Populus alba chromosome 11, ASM523922v2, whole genome shotgun sequence, one region contains:
- the LOC118045984 gene encoding uncharacterized protein yields the protein MSRAKHVINTDDQEDIPIAQLRKERRKKRVRNPSPQPIEAEVQDEVEFEGDYGLDVGKNQEQESHDRVSYTDSALDKIGQAMQTLANLLTEKEKEKDKSASSTSHTVHGVKVPLSEFLKLAPPTFKGVDNSEDPQQFLDAVWRRCEAMGCTDHRAVTLASFRLEGEVAVNWYESKKGERAYSSPPMEWKEFSEIFLERFLPESVREARSYEFEKLVQGDLTVTEYEVEFTWLSRFVGYLVPTEERKIKRFIRGLNSYLFKAIGAHEFKTYSAVVDRARAIEARELEDDLSVGSIKRPKVANQFSFHQRSDTGPNRGQGGRQGQLSQSRNLLSRSTVGGNNRHNMSGAGPTQSRSMVQLTPQGSYGRPQCQSCGSRHYGTVCYRQTGACFSCGQTDHLLRDCPNKRWSKPGASSASHSVLRGGRGAGEHGQRGRGVGGRGFTPTSQRQARVFAITQQDAQASNTVVSGTLLICSFEARSPLCVATPSDEVMFGEYVYVDCEVEVQGRNLLGDLVILEIVGFDVILGMDWLSRHHASVDCWNKTVVFKPDEETEFAFHGDGLSSPSNILSAITRKMIRKGMQGFLAYLHDVNMEVSGIEQVLIVKEFIDVFPDDLPGLPPNREIEFCIDLDPGTKPISMALYRMAPAELKELKKQIQDLMCIDYRQLNRVTVKNRYPLPRIDDLFDQLQGAQCFSKIDLRSGYHQLRIRNEDIYKTAFRTRYGHYEFLVLSFGLTNAPAAFMDMMNRVFRPFIDKFVIVFIDDILVYSRSEEEHEEHLRLVLQTLRDHQLYGKFSKSEFWLESVGFLGHVVSKNGIEVDPQKVVAVKQWPRPVTVSEIRSFLGLAGYYKRFVENFSRIAAPLTKLTQKSVKFQWSEECEKSFLELKERLITAPILTVPSGSGGFTVYCDASRIGLGCVLMQNGNVIAYASRKLKKHEQNYPSRRLENLGATRDIPYEGGCGRLMMTSIDTSDGRCVG from the exons ATGTCGAGGGctaaacatgtaattaatacCGATGATCAAGAGGACATTCCTATCGCTCAACTTAGGAAGGAGAGGCGTAAAAAGAGAGTTAGAAACCCTTCGCCGCAACCAATTGAAGCAGAAGTTCAGGATGAGGTTGAATTTGAGGGAGATTATGGTCTGGATGTTGGTAAGAACCAGGAGCAAGAATCCCATGATAGGGTATCTTATACTGATAGTGCTTTGGATAAAATTGGGCAGGCCATGCAGACCCTGGCTAACCTTTTaactgagaaagaaaaggagaaggataaGAGTGCATCTTCGACTTCCCATACTGTGCATGGGGTGAAAGTGCCATTGTCAGAGTTCCTTAAGTTGGCACCTCCTACCTTTAAGGGTGTAGATAACTCTGAGGATCCACAACAGTTTTTAGATGCAGTGTGGCGTAGGTGTGAGGCCATGGGGTGCACGGATCATCGTGCAGTGACTTTAGCATCTTTTAGGTTAGAAGGCGAGGTGGCTGTGAACTGGTATGAGTCCAAAAAAGGTGAAAGGGCATATAGTTCTCCACCAATGGAGTGGAAGGAATTTTCTGAGATATTTTTGGAGCGTTTTCTACCTGAAAGTGTGAGGGAAGCTAGATCATACGAGTTTGAGAAGTTGGTTCAGGGTGACTTGACTGTGACAGAGTATGAAGTGGAATTCACATGGTTGTCCAGATTTGTTGGGTATTTGGTACCAACTGAGGAGAGGAAGATCAAGAGGTTTATTCGGGGTCTTAATAGCTACCTATTCAAAGCTATTGGGGCTCATGAGTTTAAGACGTACTCGGCCGTAGTGGATCGTGCCCGAGCTATTGAGGCACGAGAGTTAGAGGATGATTTATCAGTGGGTTCAATCAAGAGGCCCAAGGTGGCAAATCAGTTCTCTTTTCATCAGCGGTCTGATACAGGTCCTAACAGGGGACAGGGAGGCCGGCAGGGCCAATTAAGTCAATCAAGGAATTTATTGTCGAGGTCTACTGTTGGGGGAAACAATAGACATAACATGAGTGGAGCTGGTCCGACTCAGAGTCGAAGTATGGTTCAGTTAACACCACAAGGTTCATATGGGAGGCCTCAATGTCAGTCTTGTGGGTCTAGGCATTACGGCACAGTCTGTTATAGGCAGACAGGAGCTTGTTTCAGTTGTGGGCAGACTGATCACTTATTGAGGGATTGTCCGAACAAGCGGTGGTCCAAGCCTGGTGCTTCT TCAGCTAGTCATTCTGTACTTCGGGGTGGTCGTGGAGCTGGTGAGCATGGCCAGCGGGGTCGTGGAGTAGGTGGTAGAGGTTTTACGCCAACAAGTCAGAGACAGGCACGAGTTTTTGCCATTACTCAGCAGGATGCCCAAGCATCCAATACTGTTGTCTCAGGTACACTTTTGATATGTTCCTTCGAGGCTAGA AGTCCTTTATGTGTGGCTACCCCTTCGGATGAGGTTATGTTTGGGGAATATGTTTATGTTGATTGTGAAGTTGAAGTGCAAGGTAGAAACCTATTAGGTGATTTGGTAATTTTAGAAATAGTAGGTTTTGATGTGATACTAGGTATGGACTGGTTGTCAAGGCATCATGCCTCAGTTGACTGTTGGAATAAGACAGTGGTTTTCAAGCCTGATGAAGAGACAGAGTTTGCTTTTCATGGAGATGGGTTATCATCTCCATCTAATATTCTCTCGGCCATCACGAGAAAGATGATACGAAAGGGTATGCAAGGGTTTTTGGCTTATTTGCATGATGTGAATATGGAGGTCTCGGGGATAGAACAAGTTTTGATAGTTAAGGAATTCATCGATGTTTTTCCCGATGACTTACCTGGACTACCTCCCAATAGGGAAATCGAATTCTGTATTGATCTAGATCCAGGAACAAAACCAATCTCTATGGCACTTTACAGGATGGCGCCAgcagaattaaaagagttgaaaaaGCAGATTCAAGATTT GATGTGTATAGACTACAGGCAGTTGAACAGGGTCACTGTTAAGAATAGATACCCACTCCCTCGCATTGATGACCTTTTTGATCAATTACAAGGAGCTCAATGTTTCTCAAAGATTGATTTACGATCGGGGTATCACCAATTGAGGATTAGAAATGAGGATATTTATAAAACTGCCTTTAGGACTCGTTATGGGCATTACGAGTTCTTGGTGTTGTCTTTTGGGTTAACAAATGCACCTGCGGCTTTTATGGACATGATGAACAGGGTTTTTAGGCCATTTATTGATAAGTTTGTTATTGTGTTCATTGATGACATCTTGGTGTATTCAAGAAGTGAAGAGGAACATGAAGAGCATTTGAGATTGGTGCTTCAAACTCTAAGAGATCATCAGTTGTATGGAAAGTTCTCGAAGAGCGAGTTTTGGCTAGAGAGTGTTGGGTTTTTGGGACATGTGGTGTCCAAGAATGGAATAGAGGTTGATCCACAGAAAGTGGTGGCAGTTAAGCAGTGGCCTAGACCAGTTACGGTATCTGAGATTAGAAGTTTCCTGGGTTTAGCAGGATACTACAAGAGATTTGTGGAGAATTTTTCCCGAATTGCTGCTCCGTTGACTAAGTTGACACAGAAAAGTGTCAAGTTTCAATGGTCAGAAGAATGTGAGAAGAGCTTCCTAGAGTTGAAGGAAAGGTTAATTACGGCTCCAATTTTGACAGTACCTTCAGGGTCTGGTGGTTTTACCGTGTATTGTGATGCATCCAGGATTGGTTTGGGTTGTGTTTTGATGCAGAATGGTAATGTGATTGCTTATGCCTCGAGAAAGTTGAAGAAGCATGAGCAAAATTACCCGTCTAGGAGATtag agaatcttggagccactagaGACATCCCCTATGAAGGAGGATGTGGCCGTCTTATGATGACGAGTatagacacctcagatggaagGTGTGTGGGCTAA